The proteins below come from a single Prochlorococcus marinus CUG1415 genomic window:
- the thrB gene encoding homoserine kinase, producing MSIPEVGKKIRVTVPSTTANLGPGFDCLGAALDLYNEFIFTRIEGGGGRFDLIMESTDGNHLRGGPENLVFRAAQKVWESTNMEPFALEARVKLAVPPARGLGSSATAIVAGLIGANAIMNSPLPKEKLLELAIDIEGHPDNVVPSLLGGLCLTARSSSQRWRIIRCDWHDSIKAVVAIPAIRLSTSEARKVMPKNVPMSDAVINMGALTLLLNGLKAGNDELIKEGMFDKLHEPYRWKLIKGGLEVKNAALQAGALGCAISGAGPSILALCKKENGKMISQAMVKAWEKLGVASRAPFLNLQTTGSQFSTIAGK from the coding sequence ATGTCTATTCCTGAAGTAGGAAAAAAAATAAGAGTAACAGTACCTTCTACGACTGCCAATTTAGGTCCTGGGTTTGACTGCCTTGGTGCAGCATTAGATCTATATAATGAATTTATTTTTACAAGAATTGAAGGCGGTGGAGGGAGATTTGATTTAATAATGGAGAGTACAGATGGTAATCATTTAAGAGGTGGACCTGAAAACTTAGTTTTTAGAGCGGCTCAGAAAGTATGGGAGAGCACAAATATGGAGCCTTTTGCACTTGAAGCGAGAGTTAAGTTGGCGGTGCCACCTGCACGAGGACTTGGAAGCAGTGCTACAGCAATAGTTGCGGGACTAATCGGAGCAAATGCAATAATGAACTCACCATTGCCCAAAGAAAAACTCTTAGAACTTGCTATTGATATAGAAGGTCATCCTGATAATGTAGTTCCCTCCCTCTTGGGGGGGCTTTGTTTGACAGCCCGGTCATCTTCTCAAAGATGGAGAATCATAAGATGTGATTGGCACGATTCCATTAAAGCTGTTGTAGCAATACCTGCGATTCGTTTAAGCACAAGTGAAGCAAGGAAGGTTATGCCTAAGAATGTACCAATGTCAGATGCAGTGATAAATATGGGAGCACTTACTTTATTACTAAATGGCTTAAAAGCAGGAAATGATGAACTCATAAAAGAGGGAATGTTTGATAAGCTACATGAACCATACAGATGGAAACTTATTAAAGGTGGATTAGAAGTCAAAAATGCCGCGCTTCAGGCAGGTGCTTTAGGATGCGCAATTAGTGGGGCTGGACCAAGTATATTAGCTTTGTGTAAAAAGGAAAATGGCAAAATGATTAGTCAAGCGATGGTAAAAGCATGGGAGAAGTTAGGTGTGGCTAGTAGAGCCCCATTTTTAAACCTTCAAACAACAGGTAGTCAATTTAGTACTATAGCGGGTAAGTAG
- a CDS encoding glucokinase: protein MNFLACDLGGTKVLLGIFESVINDDSPKLLFKKKYISSDWDSFELILEDFLKNECKNITHPSSACFAVAGPLSNNNAKIMNLSWNISGNKLKNKFKFEQCELINDFAVQIYGIPFLKKNQYSTIQNGSISAGTNNDLHAIVGAGTGLGIARGLISGREVKVLASEGGHVEYSPKSELEWNLKTWLKNSLNIERISCERIVSGTGLSRIAEWRLSKSDAKNHPLQKFFIETKISDSLRKKLPEKICNLSEEGDQIMIEVERIWLSAYASLLGDVALQELCFGGLWISGGTAPKHFKNFKSDLFMKQFFDKGRLKDILRTIPLRVISDEEFGLFSAACRAKMLLNTT from the coding sequence ATGAATTTTCTGGCTTGTGATTTAGGAGGTACCAAGGTTCTATTGGGAATATTTGAAAGTGTAATAAATGATGATTCACCTAAATTGTTATTCAAGAAGAAGTATATATCTTCTGATTGGGATTCTTTTGAACTGATCCTAGAAGATTTCCTCAAAAATGAATGCAAAAATATTACTCATCCTTCTTCTGCATGTTTCGCTGTAGCTGGTCCTTTATCTAACAACAACGCAAAAATAATGAACTTGTCATGGAATATTTCAGGAAATAAATTAAAAAATAAATTTAAATTTGAACAATGCGAGCTAATTAATGATTTTGCAGTACAAATTTATGGAATTCCTTTCTTAAAAAAAAATCAATATTCAACTATCCAGAATGGATCAATATCTGCAGGGACTAACAATGATTTGCATGCTATTGTTGGAGCCGGTACTGGTTTGGGCATTGCAAGAGGTCTAATATCAGGAAGGGAGGTAAAAGTTTTAGCTAGTGAAGGTGGACACGTTGAATACTCTCCAAAGTCAGAATTAGAGTGGAACTTAAAGACTTGGCTCAAAAATTCTTTAAATATTGAGAGGATATCTTGTGAAAGGATCGTTAGCGGTACTGGTTTATCAAGAATTGCTGAATGGAGACTTAGCAAATCTGATGCCAAAAACCATCCTTTACAAAAATTTTTTATAGAAACTAAAATTTCTGATAGTTTGAGAAAAAAGCTGCCCGAAAAAATTTGTAATCTTTCTGAAGAAGGGGATCAAATAATGATTGAAGTTGAAAGGATTTGGTTAAGCGCTTATGCCTCTTTATTGGGAGATGTTGCTCTTCAAGAATTATGCTTTGGGGGATTATGGATTTCTGGAGGAACTGCACCAAAACATTTCAAAAACTTTAAATCAGATTTATTTATGAAACAATTTTTTGATAAAGGAAGATTAAAAGATATTCTTAGAACAATACCTCTGAGAGTGATTTCAGATGAAGAGTTTGGACTCTTTAGTGCAGCCTGCAGAGCAAAAATGCTTTTAAACACTACGTAA